The region TGGAGAAGTGTGAGTGCAATTATCCTTACGATGTTGAGTAGATTCAGCTTGTATAATTATTCTATTCACAAATTATTTAGTGGATTCATTATTTGATTATAGTTTTATAGATGTAAGATTGTTTAATTTGAACTTTGttaatatttttggttttttattattAGGAGGCCGTCGGATTTTCTCTTTAgacaaattttcaaaatgttgTTTGTTTGGGAATCGACAAACCTTTCAGCGGAAGGTATTGTCTTTAGTCTTTGTGAAGAGTCGATGTACGGTTCACAAAGGGGGGCCACCTCGATTGATGGAAATGGGTACCTCTCGACAGAAGGTATTGTCCCTAGTCTAGATTGTTAGAACAAATTTTTAGTAGTTTTTGTATTCAAGAGCCTAATGTCTCGAGACATATCTATATAGTCTCGAGACAATTGTTTATAAGTCTCAAGGAAGGTGGCATTTGTCTTGAGACAGAAGTACATCGAAGCTAAAATAGATTTTGTCCTACTCCAGATCTCGAGACAGAAACTCTTTGTATTGAGACATTCAAACATCGaagcaaaaataagaaaatatgggAGGTTGGTCTCGAGACACAACATGTAGTATCTTGAGACATATTAACTTCAAAgctaaaaattccaaaataatttttgaCCTGTCTTGAGACATAAAGTTAAAATTTGACATTTGAGTCTAAATTCAAGTCCTAAGTTTGATATTAATTCGTTATAACCCTGTAATTACTTGAGATAGATTcttatgtattacaaatgtatgtgtTTGATTATAATAAGTGGGTTTATTGTTCTGAATGAAGAATATGGATTTAGATTTTGTGAATTTATGTTAAGTTAGTCTCAATTGCTTTGGTGATGTAATGTGATGTCACACATTTGGATCCGATAATTAGGTCTGGTGTTTGGGTATCATAGACTTTCCCCTCAAAAGTTTAGATATAAACTGACTGACACAGTCTAATTTATTTAGAAGTTTTTCACTCAAAAGTAATTCCTAATTGAATAGGTAACGTATTCTCTAATCTATACACTTAACCCAAGCTTTTCAATAATACAAATGAGCTTGTTGAATTACAATAACTTATCCCCTTAAAAtagccccctttttttttcaaataatcacCATATTGGGTAAAGAGATCTTCGAACAATCTTTTATGATAGAATATTCTATTTAAAAGAACTTGAAAGTGTAATTTGATCCTTAATAGTTGTGCATAAAGTAATGATTGCCAACAATCTTTAGGGTTGGATAaataaaggaccaaattaaataagGCAAATTATAATGTGTTTCCAGCTTTTTCACAAATTGCAACTGACATTGCAGCTAATAGCAATGATAATTATGAGGTTTTGCTTAATACATTAATCAAACCTGAACTTGGATGAACCAAGAGTGATTAAAGTTCAATTTTTTCTTCGGATTTACAACCTAGGAAATCCATGTCCATTATCAATGGTGAATAGATCGGAAacccccaaaaaataataattacaaggAGCTCCATCGTTtgggaaaattaaagaaaaaaggaaaatccAAACCTGGATATCACGAAACCAatgtaatttgaattttttttgaatattttgaatattatatagAATTTTCTATAACCTTTTAgcaggtttttaatttttttaatattattttattacatgtcCGCATTTTATGCTTCTTGTTTGTTACGTCATCCGTCGCTAAAAATCAAATTGATCCATTACGATTTTgattaatagaaaaataaattgatttaattttactCAATTAGAGCTCATATAGACACAAATTTTCACCAAAATCTTAATCCATTTTTGGAATTGTTTTTTGCTAAAAGCTTTTTCACTAAACGGATGCATTCTTTGTTGCTCTACCCTGGTTGCGAATTAATTAGGTTCTAGAGAACTGAATTAGATCTGTTCATGGGTTGTGTTATTTGTTTAAATTCGAAGATCCGCTTGAAATGTGAgagagtttggataaaaatattagacTCAAAAAATGAGCCTGGGTAAAAGAATCAGGctcgtttaaaatatgagtcgggCTCGGGTTTGAACATTTAAGACCCGTTTTTACATTTATAATACttgatattatgttatttttatatattatgcaatctagaacacattaaaaaaataaatcgatACAAAGTATATAATCctactctaatgtaaatattaaaataatcttaagataactatataaaaatttcaataaataatatGGGTGGGCCTAAAATGActtgatttaatcttttacaaATATAGATTGATTTGTGTAAAATTTTAAGTCTATATTTCAAACTGAGCCAAACTTAGACAAACATAAAATATAGACCCGACCCAACCTGATTCTTTTAACTCTTCTAAACTGAATTTACAGCGTCGTGAACGTTACGAGCATAAGCctgtaaatattaattttctcccttttcttttcttctctctaaTCTCTTTTATATTCCTTTCCTGCTGCTTCCTCAACATTGGCTAATTAAGTCACAAAGTTCATCCAAATTGCCTTTTCCCTTTTATTTGACTTTTGGACCACTCACTGCCCAACTATTAATTCTCAGAAGTAGCTcattaataagatttaatcatATGTAGGGAATTCCCTTTTTTACAATAAGCTCAATTTATATGAAGAGTTCCCCCCCCCCAACATAATGAAAGTTTCCATTATATTCAAAGAAATTGGGAGAGGGATGAAATTTTACTAATACCTTATTGACATATTAAGATTTTAGACTTCATCATGTAttctttaattaatttctttGGGAGTGATTGTTGTTATATTTTGACAAATTAACCCAAACCCTCTCTATCACAAAGACTTGGGAGTCCAATTAGCTGTGGAAGATTCTCAAGTTTGGGGCATTTGCAAATCCCACATTTAacaatattgaaatatatatatatccaactaaCTCATTAACATAAGCTTCTGCCTTACTAGTTGACTTACTAGTTTATAGATTCCTGATTAGCATTTTGTTCACACTTGCACTCACCCCAGCCATTCTCTAAATTTGGTCCAACAACAACcaagaaaggaaaaataatatCCAAGGACCTGTCAATGCAAATGCTGATTAGATTACAGTAGACTGATTAgagaaataattatattattactaaCTAGATATTAGCTAGCGTATCATTTTGGTATCGTATTCGTATATGCTGACCTGCCCTCTCAACGTCTAcgtattttattttgtattcatcaccatatacatatatattatacatgTGCATATGTTTATGTTTGATTGATCGATCGATTGAGGAGGTGAGATATCCACTGTCCATGAGCATGCACTTTTTGAGCTGTCTCTCGTTTACTAATGTTCTCTACTTTTTTGACATTGGAATCGGATGGTAAAATATTTGACATTCTTGCAAACTGCATCTCTATATATATTCAGCTTAATTTGCATACAAAACAGTATCCTTCACAAATACAAAGGCTCCCTGCGCTTCTATTACTCAATTGGTTTTTGTGATCATGGCGTTTCGGTCTCATTATTTTAACTTGTGCTGCTTCTTTGCGATGATAATCCTTTTTGGGTCGTGCTCTGCACAATTATCATCGTATTATTATGCCAAAACATGCCCAAAAGCTCTCTATATTATCAAAACTGCAGTATTGGGAGCAGTGGCCAAAGAGTCTCGCATGGGAGCTTCTTTGCTCCGTCTCCATTTCCACGATTGTTTTGTTAATGCATGTTCTGCCTTCCTTTGCTCTCTCGATTCTTCATGCACGCACACATTTcgattataattaaacatgttgattttcttttgatgctggatatatattatgtaaaagcATATAGATTACAACTAAAGTGAACATGGGATAAAAAGATGAGTTGAGATATGAAACTTAAATTTACATTTGGATCAtttaattcttagtttagatataATAAGcaacatgcatgcatgcatgtagaAGCAGAAAGGTGAATTGATGTGAGCGTGGAACAGGGTTGTGATGCTTCTGTACTACTCGACGATGATGACGCTTCAAATTTTACTGGGGAGAAGAGCGCAGCCCCGAATGCAAATTCACTAAGAGGCTTTGAAGTGATTGATTCTATTAAATCTAAGCTGGAAGCTGCCTGCCCTGGTGTTGTTTCTTGTGCAGATATTCTGGCAGTCGCTGCCCGTGATTCTGTCTCTACTGTAAGttactaataaatatatatatggtcaATCTGTATCTTTCCTAAGTATTTTAACCAATGACTTTATggggtgtgtgtgtgtgtttattTCACCAGTTAGGCGGGCCAACTTGGACAGTTGAATTAGGTAGAAGAGACTCGACCACAGCAAGTTTCAGTAATGCCAATACCGACCTTGCTTCCCCACTAATGAACCTCGATGAACTTATATCCGTCTTCTCCAAAAAGGGTTTCACTGAAAAAGAAATGGTTGCTCTCTCTGGTAAAAACTACTTGTTCAACTCTCAAAAAACTATATAATTTTGTCATAATTGTGCGAAAAACCGATAATTAATTACTTTGAAATTTATCAGGAAGTCATACCACTGGCAAAGCCAGGTGTTTACTGTTTCGAAACCGGATCTACAATGAGACGAATATAGATTCAGAGTTCGCAAAATCAATTCAATCAAACTGTCCAAGCTCAGGAGGCGGTGACAACCTTTCTCCGCTAGATGATGGCAGCCCCGTCATTTTCGACAATTCTTATTTCAAGAATTTGGTTAATAACAAGGGCCTACTTCATTCAGACCAAGCACTCTTCAATGGGGGCTCCATGGATTCTCAGGTTGCTACGTACAGCGAAAATCCTATCACTTTTTATGTGGATTTTGCGAATGCTATGGTGAAAATGGGGAACCTTAGCGTATTGACAGGAACCGACGGTGAAATTCGCACTAATTGCAGGAAAGTGAACTGATTTGAACTATTCAGTTAGTGTCAGCAACAAGTTAATCCAGCCAATAATACTAGCTACCCCGTACTATATTATTAATCGATAGCTTgtaattttcttctcttctttttttaccCCTCTATTCCCGTTTATATGACCGGTTAAAGCTGGCTATGCTCGTCTCTCATGTAAGCcttataactcaaataataataataaatttctcttctcaAATCTTattgtcgaaaccctttttttttttgaaaaaaaagtatcaaatttgaaaatggaaatggggagtcaccaccgatcatttattgaggtgtgatcggctcaccttgaaaatgattttggtctgcgaaatttgagcaaacaggttcgggagtcggttacgcacgaggaaaggtcaacaccctcgtaacgcccaaaattgataccgaatcgattgtttaatgtcttaatatcgaaattttaaaaagattttaaaatacgattctTTGAAAAGAAAACTTGAGTAAGATGAATTGGACAATGAtattcacttatttcaaagaaataaatcgttacactcagtaagttagagtgcgacattttaaatcctcaaaattaagtttatctcttgacttttaaaacctatgcattttgagaaggatatccgattatttTGGTTAAATGAAAAAATcaagacccagtaagttagggctcgatttcacaaaattcctaaatatcgaatattgcctttattttcaaaatcctcgtctcgagaaaataacttgtcatatccaatgcgttaggacacaacgtgtcgaattcccaagaatgggtttttatttaaaatttgtatgttttaaaaaaaaattgattatttagattcgacgaagaaaaattgaaacccaatacattaggggtcaattctctcgaggattccaaacttcgagtattttgaagatttttgaataaattggttttgaCACTTAAACCATATTGAACGTAACTTTTTAAGCGAATAAAGCGCGATGGAATTTCAAAGTACGATGCGAAGCAATAACTCGTAAGCCCAAAATATATACTAATGAACACGAGTAATCAATTAATACAAGCAATAACtctgtttatgattttttttgcttTGGGCTTTAATCTAATTGGGCCGAGGTTTTTGGGCCATCATAATTGGGCTATTTTTGGACTGTTATTTTGTTGTAATCTGGACATTTGgacttttaatttttgatttggtttattttttttttttttctaaaatgtatgtgggccgggcaaatttagcttactacagctgcccctctttgctcattatcgtgtaacgggaatgaagcaaagactaagAAGGCCAAATTTGCCTGGTCATACGGGATTTTGGTGTTcctcttcaagtagcctcattccatcctactgcatttttagaggtataggaattggtgcctcgatccactccaccgcaacatcggggagataggatttgtaactcgtaactttaatctgtttaactgtaat is a window of Gossypium hirsutum isolate 1008001.06 chromosome D08, Gossypium_hirsutum_v2.1, whole genome shotgun sequence DNA encoding:
- the LOC107933768 gene encoding cationic peroxidase 1, whose protein sequence is MAFRSHYFNLCCFFAMIILFGSCSAQLSSYYYAKTCPKALYIIKTAVLGAVAKESRMGASLLRLHFHDCFVNGCDASVLLDDDDASNFTGEKSAAPNANSLRGFEVIDSIKSKLEAACPGVVSCADILAVAARDSVSTLGGPTWTVELGRRDSTTASFSNANTDLASPLMNLDELISVFSKKGFTEKEMVALSGSHTTGKARCLLFRNRIYNETNIDSEFAKSIQSNCPSSGGGDNLSPLDDGSPVIFDNSYFKNLVNNKGLLHSDQALFNGGSMDSQVATYSENPITFYVDFANAMVKMGNLSVLTGTDGEIRTNCRKVN